One Dysidea avara chromosome 7, odDysAvar1.4, whole genome shotgun sequence genomic region harbors:
- the LOC136260966 gene encoding NBAS subunit of NRZ tethering complex-like isoform X4, with product MLICLRKEGEFGPSDGNMLAVLGDSHVELRCLDDDFVIAIAKCAVTVDAHPQWRKIVWSDDNSCLAVANSSGEVRVFSQNGIQLCHIGDDKAVEENDLSQAVAGICFIPIITHHTSNLLARFIVTSVSGQLSCYAIRSAGQCSLLHMFSFLSHHPYGVGSVLYQPQHQIIIVAATGIKGVCVSKWRMLDSAPHYAIVEGRDVVQKTSSFLPYQQSSSDKAWVFRMELSPSGSTLATIDVVGKLSLYDVPSLKLRKSWSIEEQKAALQDGEGMDDIPTNKKDELPHPLDISWWSDQALIIVNSQGSLTVSSTTSLDNLLGASAESCQALTCLTSAHDGSFLFLECEQSTASMTTPLQSITNSANLSESEEEVSSTKRVFKHLLYSLTEMERFQPPRKKPRVISRTYRIVCLKSTTPQELYRRKIDSEEYGYALQLAKTYQLDCDLVYQQQWNKSPISKATIEDYLSRVSKQQWVMSECLRRVTNNYEAMIDLLKYGLIRTSIEKVAELASEETGVVLTKLLRSSKVKSLKFNDNQMFLVMCRVKLLSYLDRLSLIQEILGGPVATDENFSGDDFLVFRDQNVVELALNYAQQGNWKAVGLLFTYHGNQTLPHRLTILSNFPETLPPEEYMSLLPEVTETGVLEPWQQESWRETCDWCELEVCRELLQLEEESNVSGDFLYEHLPHLAKYRSASTHDIISSWYHERAREIEQLSGEALNSLKLVEIAKDFGVKDTTALHNDLLTLKCIVFEHEVDTRLTLASLEKMSALEKLVLLTKKVDPKEFAGCFEKFASPFLQRQENVSPGSSEKLLAEYLGNLAKDDLQPCLTIIKTAHTEHPASPLLKNTIKLIELILRCLYTCERTDQLDIADKMFECIPEEKKGDPPALVKLHRQVDALDNHLQAADLLHQYGVKKPVYFIRDNKNNNEEAKKIMIKIARTAAAKKPPLKDSDWLSLSKQLLELQENTFTCLSQDTCYQVLAESLLSSGVQHTIMLGSQLLAHNSYQVPIHVKSSASEQKSGATFKCKIPFSVSVKLVLSAAQDYFNSASSPSDHEMDLAQQCLDLIGETVSEITAEKELIEAMRLLASCQVSILPVKVRLCVNKLEIIDLVLKSNPALCKSSDKILQIAKLLGLKNAKVGGANRSALTGDLGQAAILIVQAAITHSEYPEAYQLCHELMSAPCPAAWSVCSNLGTQDKFEDLPARMELLQFTLTHCPPGEMKRLLQALRGVEAEQLYQHCTVDNTTSQSSSGGGRMVQLVSYGSSTVQQLVTKGAGAVHQLIRPSTSDDSIDGGRVASYLGWMSSAASGLQSYWRATPATPISPGHAQERAQLTQSCHPFYDDRLTAVSDDYTVLKPVSISDTYQLNQAVLRTSLLLGDCSQPTGDVIEVLLRMAESCATTNLPLLLAYLLTLPDPMLAKHLILKLEPNVLNLHVAIYYICLQLCVLVRNWDSSLYLQPPATVVTYVASWMTTYNPSDWPEKVQELVEFLKELSVQLGDLAQGKILQELGLGIDVDKFTQDATYKHQTILMLARSSDNTFISTGLRLAARYDVPKWEVYMEHLDWLFTDNKLAHQVMLNHVTQLGIYEVAVDRPQQTVNYLTTTVFPKMRGTDHTSLLVYLDLVKRCVQAGASDIQPVDVSTQIKLLEKFKTSLQTVDFKAVVSGDDPLLALQPHLTSDNVHVVAKVANKIPLSKGGHLQPSNVFCTFAERLFWNKKQKVGKTMSKATDWLHQYELCQDYLKRLTATEYETIIKSFTLSPTAIQLIPSDDRTKIVRKCIVFITSQSCKMEGADKLVVKLQQLLSHLKVIEKPELVSLAKMEECKLFYEEFAMTICETDKVHSLLLRMLVAGLDQQLASSMISLSHSVVPHTLLLSDLITEALTTSLTQLNSEDMNEEALSAIGNILRSCQKNPASSMDLVMDVLSDFYRNSSHPPDARISVLRLIEQTSALRPADIVQYKTEAILCNQFDIKVDHSQMESDEDHQSLITQLLSQAGTVEQLMTLVKLLQSWPDPITSHIASWGHLLVQLALQPHGRGYVLHVRAGLEGLPPDIDKQLYENLSGDLLTAFKIAIISRHDGLLNTAMEDAKSLFNELASDHTVLELLIQCRQVHMIVNTPLYQPLLQYLSLHSQHELSLTLFSSLLHCPQEEVCRLLQLHDVASRVNFVSQQLYHHGYWMEAGAILLRSHGTHPALVTTGNALSVIHKMFKS from the exons ATGTTAATTTGTCTGAGGAAAGAAGGAGAATTTGGACCGAG TGATGGCAACATGTTGGCTGTGCTGGGAGATAGCCATGTGGAACTGCGATGTCTGGATGATGACTTTGTCATTGCTATAGCTAAGTGTGCAG TTACTGTTGATGCTCACCCTCAGTGGAGGAAAATTGTGTGGAGTGATGATAATTCCTGTTTGGCTGTTGCTAACAG TTCAGGGGAAGTACGGGTATTCTCTCAAAATGGTATCCAGCTGTGTCATATTGGTGATGACAAA GCAGTAGAGGAAAACGATTTGAGTCAAGCAGTCGCTGGAATATGCTTTATTCCAATTATTACTCACCACACCTCTAA TCTTCTTGCACGGTTCATTGTTACCAGTGTGTCTGGACAGCTGTCATGTTATGCTATAAG GTCTGCTGGCCAATGTAGTTTGTTGCACATGTTCAGTTTCTTGTCACACCACCCCTATGGGGTGGGGAGTGTGCTCTATCAGCCTCAGCATCAGATCATCATTGTGGCAGCCACTGGAATTA AAGGAGTATGTGTATCAAAATGGCGGATGTTGGATTCAGCTCCTCACTATGCCATAGTTGAGGGCCGTGATGTGGTTCAGAAGACATCCTCGTTCCTACCCTACCAGCAGTCCAGTAGTGATAAG GCATGGGTGTTTCGTATGGAGCTGTCACCAAGTGGATCAACCCTAGCCACCATAGATGTGGTGGGAAAACTATCACTTTATGATGTTCCTTCGTTGAAACTGAGAAAGAGCTGGAGCATTGAGGAACAG AAAGCTGCTTTACAAGATGGTGAAGGTATGGATGATATTCCCACAAACAAGAAGGATG AATTGCCCCACCCCCTTGACATCAGCTGGTGGTCAGATCAG GCACTCATTATTGTTAACAGTCAAGGAAGCCTTACAGTGTCCAGTACTACGAG TCTGGACAACTTATTGGGGGCATCAGCAGAAAGTTGCCAGGCATTGACATGTCTCACTTCTGCCCATGATGGATCATTTTTATTTTTAGAG TGTGAGCAGAGCACAGCATCCATGACAACGCCACTACAGTCCATCACCAATAGTGCTAATTTGAGTGAATCAGAGGAAGAAGTATCATCAACCAAACGAGTGTTCAAACAT TTATTGTACTCTCTTACGGAAATGGAAAGATTTCAGCCTCCGAGAAAGAAACCTCG AGTTATCAGTCGGACCTATCGTATAGTTTGCCTCAAGTCAACCACTCCACAAGAACTTTACAGAAGGAAG ATTGATAGTGAAGAATACGGATATGCTCTACAACTGGCTAAGACTTATCAGCTGGACTGTGACCTTGTCTACCAACAGCAGTGGAACAAGTCTCCAATATCCAAAGCCACAATTGAAGATTATCTG TCCAGGGTAAGCAAACAGCAGTGGGTGATGTCGGAGTGCCTTCGTCGTGTGACTAACAACTACGAAGCCATGATCGACCTGCTAAAGTATGGTTTAATCAGAACAAGCATTGAGAAAGTAGCAGAACTAGCAAGTGAGGAAACTGGAGTGGTATTGACTAAGTTACTAAGGAGTAGTAAAGTCAAGAG TTTGAAATTCAATGATAATCAAATGTTTCTTGTGATGTGTCGGGTTAAGCTGTTGAGCTATCTTGACCGGCTGTCATTGATCCAA GAGATACTGGGTGGGCCTGTGGCAACAGATGAGAATTTTTCTGGCGATGACTTTCTAGTCTTCAGGGACCAGAATGTAGTAGAACTGGCTCTCAACTATGCCCAG CAAGGCAATTGGAAAGCTGTTGGACTGCTGTTTACTTACCATGGCAACCAAACACTTCCACACAG GTTGACCATTTTGTCTAACTTCCCCGAGACATTGCCACCAGAAGAGTATATGTCACTACTTCCTGAAGTGAC GGAGACTGGTGTGTTGGAGCCATGGCAACAGGAGTCCTGGAGGGAGACTTGTGATTGGTGCGAATTGGAGGTGTGTAGGGAGTTACTTCAATTAGAAGAAGAATCAAacgtttctggagattttctcTACGAACATTTGCCTCACTTGGCCAAGTACAG GTCTGCCTCTACTCATGACATAATATCATCATGGTACCATGAAAGGGCTCGAGAGATTGAACAATTATCCGGAGAG GCTTTGAATTCACTGAAACTTGTGGAAATAGCAAAAGATTTTGGAGTCAAG GACACAACAGCTCTACACAATGACCTGTTGACATTGAAATGTATTGTGTTTGAG CATGAAGTGGACACCAGATTGACGTTGGCCAGTTTGGAGAAGATGTCTGCTCTTGAGAAACTTGTCCTGCTGACAAAGAAG GTGGATCCCAAAGAGTTTGCCGGATGTTTTGAGAAGTTTGCCTCACCATTTTTACAACGCCAAGAAAATGTCTCCCCGGGTTCTTCAGAAAAACTGCTAGCTGAGTATCTTGGTAATCTGGCCAAGGATGATCTTCAGccatgtctaactattataaaGACTGCTCACACTGAG CATCCTGCAAGTCCACTGTTGAAGAACACTATAAAGTTAATAGAACTAATTCTGAGGTGTTTGTACACTTGTGAGAG GACTGATCAACTGGATATTGCTGATAAGATGTTTGAATGTATTCCTGAGGAGAAGAAAGG TGATCCACCTGCTCTTGTTAAGCTCCACAGACAAGTGGATGCCCTTGACAACCATTTACA AGCTGCAGACTTGTTACATCAGTATGGAGTAAAGAAGCCAGTATACTTTATTAGAGACAATAAG AATAATAACGAAGAAGCCAAGAAGATAATGATTAAAATAGCTCGTACTGCAGCAGCAAA GAAACCTCCACTGAAGGATTCTGATTGGTTAAGCCTTTCCAAACAGTTGCTGGAGTTACAGGAGAACACTTTCACTTGTCTGAGCCAAGACACTTGCTACCAG GTGCTTGCTGAAAGTTTGTTATCATCAGGGGTGCAGCACACTATCATGCTAGGGAGCCAGTTGCTAGCACACAATTCTTACCAAGTCCCTATACATGTAAAAAGTTCTGCCAGTGAACAGAAAAGTGGTGCAACTTTTAAGTGTAAAATTCCATTCAGTGTGTCCGTAAAGCTTGTACTGTCAGCCGCACAAGACTATTTCAACTCTGCTTCCAGCCCCAGTGATCATGAAATGGACCTTGCTCA GCAGTGCCTCGATCTGATAGGAGAGACCGTGAGTGAGATTACTGCTGAGAAGGAGCTCATTGAGGCAATGAGACTCCTTGCCAGCTGCCAGGTCTCCATTCTTCCTGTCAAAG TGAGGCTGTGCGTGAATAAATTAGAAATCATTGACTTAGTACTCAAGTCTAACCCTGCTCTGTGCAAGAGCTCTGACAAG ATTTTGCAGATTGCTAAGCTTTTAGGATTGAAGAATGCTAAAGTGGGTGGAGCTAACAGGTCTGCTCTGACTGGTGACTTGGGACAAGCTGCAATTCTAATTGTTCAAGCTGCCATCACA CATTCAGAATACCCTGAGGCATATCAGCTGTGCCATGAGTTGATGTCAGCACCATGCCCTGCTGCGTGGAGTGTCTGCAG TAATCTTGGTACTCAAGACAAATTTGAAGATCTACCAGCTCG CATGGAATTGCTACAGTTTACACTCACTCATTGTCCTCCTGGTGAAATGAAAAGACTACTACAGGCACTGCGTGGTGTGGAGGCCGAGCAACTTTACCAACATTGCACTGTTGATAATACAACATCA CAGTCCTCAAGTGGTGGAGGTAGGATGGTGCAACTAGTGAGCTATGGCAGCTCTACTGTACAACAACTGGTTACTAAAGGTGCTGGGGCTGTACACCAGCTGATCAG GCCATCAACTAGTGATGACTCAATAGATGGTGGGAGGGTGGCATCCTACCTTGGCTGGATGAGCTCAGCTGCCAGTGGTCTCCAGTCATACTGGCGTGCTACACCAGCCACGCCCATTTCTCCGGGACATGCTCAGGAGCGTGCACAGctaacacaatcatgtcatCCGTTTTATGATGACCGTCTTACAGCTGTGTCTGATGATTACACTGTACTGAAGCCAGTTAGTATTTCTGACACTTACCAGCTAAATCAAGCTGTCCTGAGGACTAGCTTGTTACTGGGTGACTGCTCACAACCCACTGGTGATGTGATTGAAG TTTTACTGCGCATGGCTGAGTCATGTGCCACAACTAATCTTCCCTTGCTACTGGCCTACCTGCTGACTCTGCCAGACCCGATGCTTGCTAAACATCTCATCCTCAAACTGGAACCCAACGTGTTAAACCTTCATGTCGCCATTTATTATATCTGTTTGCAACTTTGTGTGTTAGTGAGGAACTGGGACTCCTCGTTGTACCTGCAACCCCCAGCAACCGTTGTTACTTATGTGGCCTCGTGGATGACAACTTACAATCCTTCTGATTGGCCGGAAAAGGTTCAAGAGTTAGTGGAATTCCTGAAGGAGCTAAGTGTTCAACTTGGTGATTTGGCTCAAGGGAAGATACTACAAGAGTTGGGGCTAG GGATTGATGTAGACAAGTTTACTCAAGATGCAACGTACAAGCACCAGACAATCCTGATGCTGGCAAG GAGCTCTGATAACACTTTCATTTCCACTGGTCTAAGGCTGGCTGCTCGCTATGATGTGCCAAAGTGGGAGGTGTATATGGAACACTTGGACTGGCTGTTTACTGATAACAA ACTGGCCCATCAGGTGATGCTGAATCACGTGACCCAGCTAGGTATCTATGAAGTGGCAGTGGATAGGCCACAACAG ACTGTGAACTACCTGACAACAACTGTATTCCCTAAAATGAGAGGCACCGATCACACATCTCTGTTGGTGTACCTCGACCTGGTGAAGCGGTGTGTACAGGCAGGTGCCAGTGATATT CAACCAGTGGATGTATCGACACAAATCAAACTACTTGAGAAGTTCAAGACATCATTACAAA CGGTGGACTTCAAGGCAGTCGTGTCTGGTGATGATCCTCTACTGGCCCTCCAACCTCACTTGACTAGTGATAATGTCCATGTGGTTGCCAAGGTAGCAAATAAAATTCCACTAAGCAAAGGAGGTCACCTTCAACCATCAAATGTGTTCTGTACATTTGCGGAAAGATTGTTTTGGAACAAGAAACAAAAAGTTGGGAAGACAATGTctaag GCCACAGACTGGCTACACCAATATGAACTCTGTCAAGACTACCTCAAAAGGTTGACAGCCACAGAATACGAGACCATCATAAAGAGCTTCACACTCTCCCCTACAGCCATACAG CTGATCCCATCTGATGATAGGACTAAAATTGTCCGAAAGTGTATCGTGTTTATTACAAGTCAATCTTGTAAGATGGAAGGAGCAGACAAGTTGGTGGTGAAGTTGCAACAATTGTTGAGTCACTTGAAGGTGATTGAGAAACCAGAGCTTGTCTCACTAGCCAAAATG GAAGAGTGTAAACTATTCTATGAAGAGTTTGCTATGACCATTTGTGAAACTGATAag GTGCACAGTTTGCTGTTGAGGATGTTGGTAGCAGGCCTGGACCAGCAGTTAGCCAGCAGTATGATCTCCCTCAGCCATTCAGTGGTGCCTCACACTTTACTCTTGTCTGACCTTATTACTGAGGCCCTTACCACTTCACTGACACAGTTAAA CTCAGAGGACATGAACGAAGAAGCCCTTTCTGCTATTGGCAATATTCTTAGAAGCTGCCAAAAGAA TCCAGCAAGTTCCATGGACTTGGTCATGGACGTGTTGTCTGACTTCTACCGGAACAGTTCCCACCCCCCTGATGCCAGAATATCAGTACTACGACTGATTGAACAG ACAAGTGCTTTACGCCCTGCTGACATAGTACAATACAAGACTGAAGCAATCCTGTGTAACCAGTTTGACATTAAG GTTGATCACAGTCAGATGGAGAGTGACGAAGATCATCAATCACTTATTACACAGCTCTTGTCTCAAGCTGGCACTGTTGAACAACTGATGACTCTAGTGAAACTACTTCAGTCTTGGCCAGACCCCAT AACATCGCACATTGCCAGCTGGGGACACTTGCTTGTGCAGCTTGCACTGCAGCCACATGGGCGTGGCTATGTGTTGCATGTCAGGGCTGGATTGGAGGGGCTTCCCCCAGAT ATTGATAAACAACTGTACGAAAATCTGAGTGGTGATTTACTCACAGCATTCAAGATTGCAATCATCTCAAGACATGATGGGTTACTAAACACAGCTATGGAAGATGCCAAGTCACTTTTTAAT GAGCTCGCCAGTGATCATACTGTACTAGAACTGTTAATCCAGTGCCGTCAGGTGCACATGATAGTCAATACACCACTTTATCAACCTCTACTCCAATACTTATCACTCCATTCTCAACATGAACTCTCTTTGACTTTATTCTCTTCCCTGCTTCACTGTCCTCAAGAAGAAGTGTGCCGGTTGCTTCAACTGCACGATGTGGCATCTCGGGTTAATTTTGTGTCACAACAATTATATCATCATGGTTACTGGATGGAGGCTGGAGCTATCCTGCTCAGGAGTCATGGAACTCATCCAGCCTTGGTAACTACAGGGAATGCTTTGTCTGTTATACACAAAATGTTCAAGAGTTGA